From Ensifer sp. WSM1721, one genomic window encodes:
- the repA gene encoding plasmid partitioning protein RepA produces MVGKPAVDRQEEQMAIANRVESVVGTKEDAGSKITRHAGLLSAQLQQLRTRMYPPKSEKTLRQFLTNEVSKLTSIPDSTLKLMSIEGRGPVPSRLENNHRVYTLAQINELRELFAKQKPAEALRFFPRRRAGEHLQVLAIANFKGGSAKTTTCIHLSHYLALQGYRVLALDLDPQASLSAMFGAQPEVDVGSNETIYAALRYDEAERRPIRDIIRKTYFEGIDLIPGNLEVMEYEHETPRVLANKSGTGAIFFERLKVALSEVEADYDVVILDTPPSLGFLTLSAIYAATSMIITVHPAMLDVASMSQFLLMMGDLISVLNESGAQLDQDFIRYLVTRHDPNDAPQSQVVAMLRHMFGTDVLLPTAIESTAVEAAGLAKRSIYELEMGQIGRDTHKRAREAVDAVNEAIIRLINDSWGRT; encoded by the coding sequence ATGGTCGGTAAACCGGCAGTAGACCGCCAAGAGGAACAGATGGCGATAGCGAACCGAGTGGAATCAGTTGTTGGAACTAAGGAAGATGCGGGCAGCAAAATCACGCGCCACGCAGGGCTCCTGTCAGCGCAATTGCAGCAGCTCAGAACTCGCATGTATCCTCCTAAGTCGGAGAAAACACTTCGTCAGTTTTTGACGAACGAAGTGTCGAAGCTGACGTCTATACCCGATTCCACGCTGAAGCTCATGTCCATCGAAGGGCGTGGACCGGTCCCGAGCAGGCTTGAGAACAATCATCGCGTTTACACCCTGGCTCAGATCAATGAGTTGCGCGAGCTGTTCGCTAAGCAGAAGCCGGCGGAAGCCCTGCGGTTTTTCCCCCGCCGACGTGCCGGCGAGCATCTCCAGGTTCTTGCCATTGCCAATTTCAAGGGCGGTAGCGCAAAGACCACGACCTGCATCCACCTCTCTCACTACCTGGCTCTTCAAGGCTATCGTGTTCTCGCGCTCGACTTGGACCCTCAGGCATCCCTGTCAGCCATGTTCGGCGCCCAGCCAGAGGTAGACGTTGGTTCGAATGAAACCATCTACGCCGCCTTGCGATACGACGAAGCCGAGCGTCGCCCGATTCGCGACATCATTCGCAAGACCTATTTCGAGGGGATCGATCTAATTCCCGGCAACCTCGAAGTGATGGAGTATGAGCATGAGACTCCCCGCGTCTTGGCGAACAAGTCGGGCACCGGCGCGATCTTCTTCGAGAGATTGAAAGTCGCTCTTTCGGAAGTGGAAGCTGACTACGACGTCGTGATCCTGGACACCCCGCCGTCGCTCGGCTTTCTGACGCTGAGCGCGATATATGCGGCGACCAGCATGATCATAACGGTGCACCCTGCCATGCTGGACGTGGCGTCGATGAGCCAGTTCCTTCTGATGATGGGCGATCTGATTAGCGTTCTGAATGAGAGCGGAGCTCAACTGGATCAGGACTTCATCCGATATCTGGTGACACGGCATGATCCCAACGATGCGCCGCAGTCTCAAGTCGTTGCAATGCTGCGGCACATGTTCGGGACCGATGTCCTATTGCCCACTGCCATCGAAAGCACAGCCGTCGAAGCAGCGGGCCTGGCCAAGCGTTCGATATACGAGCTTGAAATGGGTCAGATCGGCCGGGATACCCACAAGCGCGCGCGTGAAGCTGTGGACGCGGTCAATGAAGCGATCATCCGCCTTATCAACGACAGCTGGGGGCGGACATGA